The Papaver somniferum cultivar HN1 unplaced genomic scaffold, ASM357369v1 unplaced-scaffold_107, whole genome shotgun sequence genome includes a region encoding these proteins:
- the LOC113328258 gene encoding RNA polymerase II C-terminal domain phosphatase-like 4 isoform X1 — protein sequence MTMSVDGDSSGSEDFSALIDEELAGISSDSDMFDDDEEELHCSTSVEPVAQSSDLSVHLETCAHPSLIKVMCVKCGRMVDNASAVALGYIHQDLKVDSDELARLRDKDLKSLLGKKKLYLVLDLDHTLLNSTHFHHISPDEEYLKSQIDSLHDLPNGNLFKLDSMRMFTKLRPFVRTFLKEASNMFEMYVYTMGERPYAMEMARLLDPGKIYFDSRDISQADCTQKHQKGLDVVLGAESAVIILDDTEYVWGQHKENLILVDRYHYFASSGRSFNLNNRSLSELKRDESEPDGALATILEVLKLIHHLFFDLERGDDLMRRDVRQVLKTVRSEVLRGCQLVFSRVWKKGELVEKQRLWVVAEELGAICCKELDASVTHIVATDSGTEKSRWAVKHNKFLVLPSWIEAANFLWKRQPEDSFAVNDSKKEH from the coding sequence ATGACCATGAGTGTGGATGGTGATTCTTCTGGTAGTGAGGATTTTTCTGCACTGATTGATGAAGAACTAGCAGGGATTTCTTCTGATTCGGATATGTTCGACGACGACGAAGAGGAGCTCCACTGCTCAACTTCTGTAGAACCAGTTGCACAAAGCTCAGATTTATCTGTCCACTTGGAGACATGTGCACATCCATCACTTATTAAAGTAATGTGTGTAAAATGTGGGCGGATGGTGGACAATGCATCTGCTGTAGCACTTGGGTACATACACCAAGATTTAAAAGTTGACAGTGATGAACTTGCCAGATTACGTGACAAGGATCTCAAATCGTTGCTCGGCAAGAAAAAGCTATACTTGGTCCTTGACTTAGATCACACCCTGCTTAATTCAACACATTTTCATCATATCTCACCAGACGAGGAATATCTAAAGAGCCAAATAGATTCACTTCATGATCTTCCAAATGGAAACCTTTTCAAGTTGGACTCTATGCGCATGTTTACAAAGCTGAGGCCCTTTGTACGGACCTTTTTGAAAGAAGCTAGTAACATGTTTGAGATGTATGTATACACCATGGGAGAACGCCCTTATGCAATGGAAATGGCTAGGCTACTTGATCCTGGAAAGATCTATTTCGACTCGAGAGATATTTCACAAGCTGATTGCACCCAGAAACATCAAAAAGGTCTTGATGTGGTGTTGGGAGCAGAGAGTGCTGTCATTATCCTTGACGACACGGAGTACGTCTGGGGGCAGCATAAAGAAAACCTCATTCTCGTGGATAGGTATCATTACTTTGCTTCTAGCGGGAGGTCCTTTAACTTGAACAACAGGTCCCTCTCAGAATTAAAGAGAGATGAGAGCGAGCCTGATGGTGCACTTGCAACCATTCTCGAAGTTCTTAAGCTTATACATCACCTGTTTTTTGACTTGGAGCGGGGTGATGATCTTATGAGGAGAGACGTCAGACAGGTGCTTAAGACAGTCCGTAGTGAAGTTTTGAGGGGATGTCAGTTGGTTTTCAGCCGTGTTTGGAAGAAGGGAGAGCTGGTTGAGAAACAGAGACTTTGGGTGGTTGCAGAGGAGTTGGGAGCCATCTGCTGTAAAGAGCTCGATGCATCTGTCACACACATTGTCGCTACTGATTCGGGGACAGAAAAATCTCGCTGGGCTGTGAAGCATAATAAATTTTTGGTTCTCCCAAGTTGGATTGAGGCTGCCAATTTCTTATGGAAACGTCAACCTGAAGATAGTTTTGCTGTAAATGACAGTAAGAAAGAACACTAA
- the LOC113328258 gene encoding RNA polymerase II C-terminal domain phosphatase-like 4 isoform X2, which translates to MTMSVDGDSSGSEDFSALIDEELAGISSDSDMFDDDEEELHCSTSVEPVAQSSDLSVHLETCAHPSLIKVMCVKCGRMVDNASAVALGYIHQDLKVDSDELARLRDKDLKSLLGKKKLYLVLDLDHTLLNSTHFHHISPDEEYLKSQIDSLHDLPNGNLFKLDSMRMFTKLRPFVRTFLKEASNMFEMYVYTMGERPYAMEMARLLDPGKIYFDSRDISQADCTQKHQKGLDVVLGAESAVIILDDTEYVWGQHKENLILVDRYHYFASSGRSFNLNNRSLSELKRDESEPDGALATILEVLKLIHHLFFDLERGDDLMRRDVRQVLKTVRSEVLRGCQLVFSRVWKKGELVEKQRLWVVAEELGAICCKELDASVTHIVATDSGTEKSRWAVKHNKFLVLPSWIEAANFLWKRQPEDSFAVNDRLH; encoded by the exons ATGACCATGAGTGTGGATGGTGATTCTTCTGGTAGTGAGGATTTTTCTGCACTGATTGATGAAGAACTAGCAGGGATTTCTTCTGATTCGGATATGTTCGACGACGACGAAGAGGAGCTCCACTGCTCAACTTCTGTAGAACCAGTTGCACAAAGCTCAGATTTATCTGTCCACTTGGAGACATGTGCACATCCATCACTTATTAAAGTAATGTGTGTAAAATGTGGGCGGATGGTGGACAATGCATCTGCTGTAGCACTTGGGTACATACACCAAGATTTAAAAGTTGACAGTGATGAACTTGCCAGATTACGTGACAAGGATCTCAAATCGTTGCTCGGCAAGAAAAAGCTATACTTGGTCCTTGACTTAGATCACACCCTGCTTAATTCAACACATTTTCATCATATCTCACCAGACGAGGAATATCTAAAGAGCCAAATAGATTCACTTCATGATCTTCCAAATGGAAACCTTTTCAAGTTGGACTCTATGCGCATGTTTACAAAGCTGAGGCCCTTTGTACGGACCTTTTTGAAAGAAGCTAGTAACATGTTTGAGATGTATGTATACACCATGGGAGAACGCCCTTATGCAATGGAAATGGCTAGGCTACTTGATCCTGGAAAGATCTATTTCGACTCGAGAGATATTTCACAAGCTGATTGCACCCAGAAACATCAAAAAGGTCTTGATGTGGTGTTGGGAGCAGAGAGTGCTGTCATTATCCTTGACGACACGGAGTACGTCTGGGGGCAGCATAAAGAAAACCTCATTCTCGTGGATAGGTATCATTACTTTGCTTCTAGCGGGAGGTCCTTTAACTTGAACAACAGGTCCCTCTCAGAATTAAAGAGAGATGAGAGCGAGCCTGATGGTGCACTTGCAACCATTCTCGAAGTTCTTAAGCTTATACATCACCTGTTTTTTGACTTGGAGCGGGGTGATGATCTTATGAGGAGAGACGTCAGACAGGTGCTTAAGACAGTCCGTAGTGAAGTTTTGAGGGGATGTCAGTTGGTTTTCAGCCGTGTTTGGAAGAAGGGAGAGCTGGTTGAGAAACAGAGACTTTGGGTGGTTGCAGAGGAGTTGGGAGCCATCTGCTGTAAAGAGCTCGATGCATCTGTCACACACATTGTCGCTACTGATTCGGGGACAGAAAAATCTCGCTGGGCTGTGAAGCATAATAAATTTTTGGTTCTCCCAAGTTGGATTGAGGCTGCCAATTTCTTATGGAAACGTCAACCTGAAGATAGTTTTGCTGTAAATGACA GGTTACATTAA
- the LOC113328258 gene encoding RNA polymerase II C-terminal domain phosphatase-like 4 isoform X3, translating to MFDDDEEELHCSTSVEPVAQSSDLSVHLETCAHPSLIKVMCVKCGRMVDNASAVALGYIHQDLKVDSDELARLRDKDLKSLLGKKKLYLVLDLDHTLLNSTHFHHISPDEEYLKSQIDSLHDLPNGNLFKLDSMRMFTKLRPFVRTFLKEASNMFEMYVYTMGERPYAMEMARLLDPGKIYFDSRDISQADCTQKHQKGLDVVLGAESAVIILDDTEYVWGQHKENLILVDRYHYFASSGRSFNLNNRSLSELKRDESEPDGALATILEVLKLIHHLFFDLERGDDLMRRDVRQVLKTVRSEVLRGCQLVFSRVWKKGELVEKQRLWVVAEELGAICCKELDASVTHIVATDSGTEKSRWAVKHNKFLVLPSWIEAANFLWKRQPEDSFAVNDSKKEH from the coding sequence ATGTTCGACGACGACGAAGAGGAGCTCCACTGCTCAACTTCTGTAGAACCAGTTGCACAAAGCTCAGATTTATCTGTCCACTTGGAGACATGTGCACATCCATCACTTATTAAAGTAATGTGTGTAAAATGTGGGCGGATGGTGGACAATGCATCTGCTGTAGCACTTGGGTACATACACCAAGATTTAAAAGTTGACAGTGATGAACTTGCCAGATTACGTGACAAGGATCTCAAATCGTTGCTCGGCAAGAAAAAGCTATACTTGGTCCTTGACTTAGATCACACCCTGCTTAATTCAACACATTTTCATCATATCTCACCAGACGAGGAATATCTAAAGAGCCAAATAGATTCACTTCATGATCTTCCAAATGGAAACCTTTTCAAGTTGGACTCTATGCGCATGTTTACAAAGCTGAGGCCCTTTGTACGGACCTTTTTGAAAGAAGCTAGTAACATGTTTGAGATGTATGTATACACCATGGGAGAACGCCCTTATGCAATGGAAATGGCTAGGCTACTTGATCCTGGAAAGATCTATTTCGACTCGAGAGATATTTCACAAGCTGATTGCACCCAGAAACATCAAAAAGGTCTTGATGTGGTGTTGGGAGCAGAGAGTGCTGTCATTATCCTTGACGACACGGAGTACGTCTGGGGGCAGCATAAAGAAAACCTCATTCTCGTGGATAGGTATCATTACTTTGCTTCTAGCGGGAGGTCCTTTAACTTGAACAACAGGTCCCTCTCAGAATTAAAGAGAGATGAGAGCGAGCCTGATGGTGCACTTGCAACCATTCTCGAAGTTCTTAAGCTTATACATCACCTGTTTTTTGACTTGGAGCGGGGTGATGATCTTATGAGGAGAGACGTCAGACAGGTGCTTAAGACAGTCCGTAGTGAAGTTTTGAGGGGATGTCAGTTGGTTTTCAGCCGTGTTTGGAAGAAGGGAGAGCTGGTTGAGAAACAGAGACTTTGGGTGGTTGCAGAGGAGTTGGGAGCCATCTGCTGTAAAGAGCTCGATGCATCTGTCACACACATTGTCGCTACTGATTCGGGGACAGAAAAATCTCGCTGGGCTGTGAAGCATAATAAATTTTTGGTTCTCCCAAGTTGGATTGAGGCTGCCAATTTCTTATGGAAACGTCAACCTGAAGATAGTTTTGCTGTAAATGACAGTAAGAAAGAACACTAA